A stretch of DNA from Vulpes lagopus strain Blue_001 chromosome 12, ASM1834538v1, whole genome shotgun sequence:
tggaaggggaggtgggcgggggggtgggggtgactgggtgaggggcactgaggtaggcacttgacgggatgagcactgggtgttattctatatgttggcaaattgaacaccaataaaagatttaaaaaaatatcagaaagatgATGAGGACACAAAGGAGTACAGGATGTGGACTTCTCCAATTTCAAAGTGCATCCCTAACTCTACCCCTCCTTTACCTAGGATTATTCTTTCCACTACTTAAAGTCCCTCTTTTCTGCTGTTTTCTCTGAAGCCAAACCTATCCTCAGGCAGGGGGACATATGGAGTGTATGTTCTGTGACTCAGCATCTCATTATCAACCGCGGTGGTTGCTGGCTGATTCTAATTCTATGTCCAAATGGTTTCTCAACTTTCCCACTTCAAGTGAGTCCCTACTTTGGTATATAGATGACTTGCTTCAGTTTCTGCCAGGCTGGAGCCTTGGCTTATTATCCTTGGCTTTTGCCTTTTGGGTGAACAAGAACCCTTTCCTGAACATCAGCACAGTGTGTTTTGCGAGAATACTGCATCTTACCACATTTCCATTGCCCATATTACCACCCCTTAGATTCTTCTTGCCTATAAGAGCACTTATCATTTAGTTCCTCTGTGTCTTCCTTGATGCTACCCACCTCCCTTAACTACTAAGCTCAATGTTAGGTAACTAACACTTCCTCTATTAGAGACAGTTCTCTAACTTCTCACTCACCCTTGACAGTTCCACACCTTGTCAAGGTGGAATTTGACATGTTCCAACCACTCCTAGTCTGACATTCTCACCCATAATTAAATTCTCAAATACattccaaaaatactttttttccaagAAATGTGGAATCCAAGAATACAATCTCTATAGCATTTATGTGACCTTTATAGGGAGAACTTAGGTTACCCTACCTTCCTTACACAGAGGGAGCAAAAGGTGAGAAATCCCAACCAGTGGCTCCAGGTGGAAGCAGCTAGAGACTAGCAGGCTCAGAAACTGGGGccaagagcacctgggtggctcagtcagttaagtatccgactcttgattttggctcagatcataatctcagggttgtgaaatcgagccttgtgtctctctctctccctctccttctccctctgctctcaccctcttcctctccctctcaaaacaaaacaaaacaaaacaacaaaaaaacaccaaaaaaaaaaaaaaactgaggtcaGACAGAGCAAAAAGGTACGTCTTAGATACAACTTAGAAAATGaagcaatcaaaaaaaaaaaaaaaaaaaagaaaatgaagcaaaatgattactctatgaacattttttcaaagatctttATCACATATCATCAGAATAGCTAATATGGGTGTAACAAGTTTTATCTtttggataaaaaaacaagatatgaAGTACctttggcagcccaggtggctcagtggcttagcaccgcctttgcctcacagcgtgatcctggggacccagaatcaagtcccacatcaggctccctgcatcaagcctgcttctctctctgcctgtgtctgcgcgcctctgtgtgtgtgtgtgtgtctcatgaataaataaaatctttttaaaaaaatatatggagtgCTTTGTTGAAGTTCACAAAATTAGTCAAATGCAAAGTTGGAATTAAAATCAAGGTAGCCAATACCAATTCTATGAAgttatatcataaaatatatggtGAGCCACATGATGACTCCCCTTCTGCCGGGCACAAGCTGGAATGAATTATAAGATATCTCCTCTACCAGGTTGAAGATTTCAAGTCAGGACACACATCTAACATTCCTTCGTATTTTTACTTACAGGAAATCAATGCTGAGGGAAAACCAGAGCCATATGCCTGAATTCCTCCTTCTGGGACTGACCAGTGACCCCAAACAGCAGGGGTGGCTCTTTGCCAGCTTCCTAGCCATGTATCTGGTCAATGTGACTGGTAACTCAGTCATCATTGCAGCTATCCGGAGGGATGCCCgcctccacacccccatgtacttcttgCTTTCCAGTCTGTCCCTGGTGGACATCTGCTTTACAAGTGCCATTGTGCCAAGGATGCTGGCAAACATGCTGAGCAAAAGCAAGGTCCCCTTTGCCCAATGCCTCACACAGATGTATTTCTTTGTGGCCTTTGGGATCACTGACAGCTTCCTCCTGGCTGTCATGGCTGTTGACCGCTACATGGCCATCTGCAACCCGCTGCATTACAGCATGACCATGAGCCCCAGGCGTTATCTCCTGCTGGTGATGGTGTCCTGGGTGCTGTCCCATCTCCACTCACTCACCTACACAATTCTCAtggcctgcctctccttctgtgggCCCAATGTCATCCATCACTTCTTCTATGATGTCCAGCCACTGCTGACACTCTCCTGCTCTGACACCTCTATCAATGAGCTTTTGGCTTTCACAGAAGGCTCCTTTGTGATCATGAGTCCCTTCACCTTGATCATTGTCTCTTATATTTTTATCACCCGTGCTGTTCTGAGGGTCCGTTCTGAAAGAGGCAGGTACAAGGTCTTCTCCACCTGTCAGTCCTACCTCATAGTTGTGGCACTATTCTATGGGACCATAATATTTGTGTACATTCGCCCCTCATCCACCTACTCAGTGACAAAGGACCGTGTGGTCACTGTCATCTATACAGTAGTTACCCCCATGCTGAACCCTTTTATCTATAGTCTTAGGAACAAGGACATGAAGCAGGCCTTGAAAAAGCTCGTCAGAAGGGTAGAATAGCAAATTTCATATATGGTTATTcttagcattcattcattcaaaagaaCCCATGGaatacctgctatgtgccaagaACTATACTCACttatgaaaatattacaaagataTATCAACCATAGCTCTGTCTTCAAAATTAAATACAGTCCAATAAATGGATATGAGACAATTGCAATAGAAGGTTATTTTAccttttggtaaaaataaatataatgagacACAGACATTGATGTCTTCCTGTATCAGACAcatactttccttctttttcttttgcagtcTCTGGTTCGTGTGTGTCACAGACATGATCAGGGTTGTATAACAAGTACGCtgacaaaaaagcaagaaaaactcCAATAGTaatgttttttaatctattgGGATATGGGTCAGCTCATACAAAGCCTCAGCAAGTCAATGTTCTCATCATATGGGTTATTCATCTTATACACAAACTCCTTGGGTCTGGCTAGTGGATTTTCTCGTTACCTTTAAAACAGCTcataagcactgggtgtttttctgtatgttggtaaattgaacaccaataaaaattaatttataaagaaaaaaaaagaaaacagctcatAACATCTCCAAAGCAGTTCTCCTATTTGTCAGAGAAGGCAGCTTCACTGGCATAGCAATAAGATCCTGAGATTCTGAGTGAAAACTCAAGTTACAACTTGGTCTCACAAACTGTGTGGCCATAATCAAGCCACTAAGTCTCCcaaattctcattttccttatttacatAATGCATTTAATGAATAACCTCACCACATGTTGTGGGTGTCAAAGGAAAAATTCTGAATTCAGTGACTTTGAATCATTTACTTAATCCCTCTGAGCTTCCTAGTTCTGAAATTATACTGCTTGGACTGGAAGCCCAAGTCCACCATTACCAACcccatgatcttgggcaagtacattaacctctctgtgccttggttttcaTATGAAAAGTGGATTGTTATGGGAATTAACAAGTGATATAACAAGTGTCCTAAGACATATagtatttatgttttaagtatttgTAACAGTGTCTTGCATATAGCAGGCCCCAGATAAATTTCAGGCACTATAtcaaaattacatgaaaatgtgTCTATAGACCCCTCCCAGATAACATTCAAAGGTTTGTAATGAGGTGAGAAATAGCCTTATTATCATACATCCTTGAAGTGAATTCACTACAAGTATCTCCTGAAGTTATTTCAGTGTCTCCAAATGTTTCACTATAAATGATTTTGTCTTTAACACCTTCTCACTACATTGTCAACTTTCATAGGAATTCCAGTTGGTACAGAGAAGGCTTCCCCAATATCCATAATAACAAAATGCTCCCCAGCCTTCTTTATCCATCCCTCCTCTTTATATCCCACCTTCATTTCCAATAACATTCAAAGAATTTCACTATCAAACAGAATCTTCACGAGGAATGCTGTTCAGCATTTCAAACTTCTAAAACACAATCTAAAGCTGTGGGATGTGAAGAAGACACGTGAAGAAAAATTGGAGGGGATATATAACTTTACCCAAGAGAAAGTAAGGGGATTGGATataaaagagggaggagggagaaatgaaGGCACCTTCctggagagaaaaagacaagaaatggcaGATGATTAAATGAATCCTTAAAGAGTATAAGCTtccagctataagatgaataagttctgggatctaatgtacagcatagtgatgaCAGTGAACAATACTTATTATTGTTCTTATATAATAAGTATTGTTAGAatagtattatataatataatatatgttatatatattatataatatatgttatatattatataatacaataGTATTacatacttattattattattattatacactTGCAATTTGCTGGGAGAGTAAATAATCTTAAACATTctcaccacaaaacaaaaacagtaattctgtgaagtgatggatgtgaTGGATGTGTTTACTGTGGTCATCACTCCACAAAGTATATGCTTATCAAATCAtcatggaacacctgggtggctcagtggttgagcatctgcctttggctcaggtcacaatcccaaaGTTCTGGGATCGactcccccatcaggctccctgcatggagcctgcttctctctctgcctatgtctctgcctctttctctgtgtctctcatgaataaataaataaaatattttttaaaaatcatcatagggacgccttggtggctcagcgattggatgtctgccttcaatacagggtgtgatcctggagtcctgggatcaagtgccacatcgggctccccgcatggagcctgcttctccctctgcctatgtctctgccattctctctgtgtgtgtgtgtatctctcatggataaatgaataaaatctttttaaaaataaaaatcattataaatatgtACAATCTTATATGTCTAAAATTAGAAAGATTGTGAATTCCAAAATGAAAAGCCCAACAGTGTGAACCTTTCTTATGCATCAGTGAAAAAGAATGACCTGTAGCTACAAGTATCAATACGAATGaatgtcaaaaacaaaataataccttgaaggtattatgctaagtgaaataagccagacagagaaagacaaataccatatgatttcacttacatgtggaatctaaaaaacaaaccaaatgaataaacaaacagaaaagcagaatcagactataaatacagagaacaaactgatggttgccagaggagaggaaggTAGGGATCAGGcaaaatgggggaaggggagtgggaagtACAGGCTCgaaaaaaatcacaggaataaaaggcacagcacagggaatgtaGTAAaagtattgtaatagtgttgtatggtgagaGACGGTAgctgcacttgtgatgaacacagcATGacatatagagttgttgaatcactacattgtacacttgaaactaatgtaacactgtgtgtcaactatactcaaatttttaaacatttttttctttaatttcaactCAATTAACATTAGTGTATTaatagtttcagagatagaattcagTGATGCATCAGTTATGTATGACACCCAATGCTCactacatcaagtgccctccttaatgcccatcacccaattaccccattcctcactcaccacccctccagcaaccctcaggttGTTCCCTAGAGTTgacagtctcttatggtttatctccttctctgaattttttaaaggctttattaatttatttgagagagagagagtgtgagagagcacaatgaagagggaggagcaggcttcccattgacagggagcccaatgtggggctcaattcgaGGACCCCTgtgatcatgacatgagctgaaggcagttgcttaaccaactgagacacccaggaacccctccctctctgatttaatctcattttatttttcctgcccttcccttatgttctctgttttgtttcttaaattccacatgcgtgaaattatatggtatttatctttctctaactgacttatttcccttagcataataccctctatttccatccacatcatttcaaatggcaagagTCTTTctgatggttgaataatattccattatatatatatacacatacatacacacaacctcttctttatccattcatctgttgatggacatcttggctccttccataatctggctattgtggacattgctgctataaacattggggtgcaggtgccccttcagatcactatgtattttttggataaatacctagaagtgcaattgctgggtcatagggtagttccatttttaatttttggaggaatttACATACTGtttacagagtggctgcacaagcttgcattccaaccaacagtgtaagagggttacccttttccacatccttgccaacacttgttgtttcctgtctagttaattttagcctttctggccagtgtgaggtggtatctcattatgttttttatttgtatttcccaatATGTGTGATGTGGAGACTTTTCTCATGTGTCtaattagccatttgtatgtcttctttggagaaatgtctgttcatgtcttctgctcatttcttgactggatttctttttgttttatgggtgttgagtttgataaattctttatagattttggatactatccctttatTGATAAGataattgcaaatatcttctcccattctgtatgttgccttttagttttgtcgactgtttcctttgctgtgcaaaaagctttttatcttgatgaagtctcaatggttcatttttgcttttgtttcctttgcctttggagatgtgtctagcaagaagttgctgtgaccgaGGTCAAAGACactgctgtctgtgttctcctctaggattttgatggattcctgtctcacatttaggtttctcatccattttgaatttatttttgtgcatggtgtaagaaagtggttcattttcattcttatgcatgaaGCTCTCCAGTTTTTCTAACATAATTTGTTgatgagactgtcttttttttcactgaatattctttcctccttcattgaagattagttgaccatagaaaattttttaaaattaataacacaaaaTTGAGTGACAGAAactaaatgattccatttatgtaaaggacaaaaatagacaaatataaaaatacatgattcACACATACACAGTTAGTACAACTGTAAGAAAACTGTCCTATGTGTttttataactgttttttttaatatatgatggATTTcacaatttaagaaatttaaagtaaTCTTGCATGCAG
This window harbors:
- the LOC121472531 gene encoding olfactory receptor 1L6-like, coding for MLRENQSHMPEFLLLGLTSDPKQQGWLFASFLAMYLVNVTGNSVIIAAIRRDARLHTPMYFLLSSLSLVDICFTSAIVPRMLANMLSKSKVPFAQCLTQMYFFVAFGITDSFLLAVMAVDRYMAICNPLHYSMTMSPRRYLLLVMVSWVLSHLHSLTYTILMACLSFCGPNVIHHFFYDVQPLLTLSCSDTSINELLAFTEGSFVIMSPFTLIIVSYIFITRAVLRVRSERGRYKVFSTCQSYLIVVALFYGTIIFVYIRPSSTYSVTKDRVVTVIYTVVTPMLNPFIYSLRNKDMKQALKKLVRRVE